GACTTGGTGGAAGGCTTCAGGGCAGGCTATTACAGCATCGATGATCCCGAGCATATCTTAGAGAGCATCGCTTACATGTTTGCGGGAGGGTTGGGGCTCTTGAGCATCGTCATCATACCGCTCATGATCCTCTGTGGGATCCTGTTCTTCTTACTCGGTCTGGCGATCTTGATCGTGCCCATAGGTGTGATCCTCAAGACTCCATTCCACATCATCATCAAGATCCTCCTCATCATAGGATGGTTCATGCTGTTCTTCTACGTCTTGTCATAAGCAAAAGAAACATAGGACTAAGATTAATATTTCTCTAACAGAGACCTGTTGTCAGGTCAGAACATTGTACTTTTTTCTCCGAGATGGTTGGGATAACCGTCTCGGAGTTTTTTTACGAGGATTAGGAACTATTAGTGGAAGGGGGGTTAGGTAGCGGGAGAGGTAAGTAAATGGAAATGAAGCTGATTTGCGCCACATACAGAGGTTTGCACAGCGGGCTAAAGTGCAGAAAGTGTGGATTTATCCAGAAGTTCCATTACCAAATCGTTAGTCCATTCCTCGAATGGTAATGAAGAGGTAGGAGAAGGTAACCAACAGAAGAGTATTCGGCAACTCATCTTTCTGCTATTACGATGCTTATGCTTTGTATTACAATGTTTTACATCTAAGCAATGTATTAGTCCTTCCAAAACCACCAGTTCAACTTTTCCTTTTCCCGATTCTCCGGCGGTGTTTGTGCGAAGTAAACGGCACATCTGAAAGCATACAATACGCAACGGTCTTGCACCACTCCGGCATAGTCGTTGGACAAAGCAAAGAGTACTTCAGGGTCTTTGTCTTTCAAGTCGTCAATGGAGGATATTCCGATATTCCACAAGTCGGTTGCAAGCGATTTTCCTATCCCGGGAATTACCGTTAGTTCCTTAATGGCCTGCTCTTTGGTCATCGCATCTGACGAACTATATAACAAGGTTTCCCTCGTTGTCAATCTGCCAAAAAGGATTGTAGGCTACCTCGAACACATAGCCGTCCAAATCCCTGAAATAGCCGCTGTAACCGCCCCAAAATACTTTCTGTGCCGGTTTCACGATAGTTGCCCCGAGCTGTTCGGCTTCCTGCATCACGGTATCGACTTCTTCCTCTGATATGGCATTATAGCTGATTGTCATGCCCGAAAAGGATGTCTGCTGATGACTTAATGTAGTATCCTTTTCCAATTCCTGCAGTGGATACAGTCCCAAAACTATTCCACCGAGAGGGAATAGGGCATAGGCTTCCTGACTCTGTTCCGACTTCTTCCATCCCAAGCCCTCATAGAAAGCTAATGCCTTTTGAAAGTCTGTTACTCCCAATGTGATTAAAGTGAATTTCTGTCTCATAAGTCATACATTATAGGGTTTGCCACAAAGTTACTCATTTACAATTAGAAAGACGAAAAAAGGGGAGATCATCCTCTTGCGAAATCTTTATTCCCGATAGTTCTCTTGCAGTAATCGGTTGATGTCAGAGAGGCGATAGAGTATTTTGCCAGCGATTTGGGTGTAGGGAATAATGTCCTTGTCTCGATAATCCTGCAAGGTACGAGGGCTGATAAAGATACTTTCAAGAAATATCACGAGAGTTCTCTCTGCGCAACAAGAGAGAATGTAAGCAGAGCAATCGGGACTATTGGGGACGAACGATGTTTTCTTGTAAATCCCCAAAAACATTGCTCCAAACTCATACATTATTCGGAGCCAAAAGACATAAAAGCCTAATTCTTATGCCTATATTTGTCAAGGCATCACCTTATAACACAAAGCCCATCCGAGGTCTCCTCGTCGAAATCATGATAAAAGCAATACTCTCCAAAATAGCCATCATCGTCCTCCCCTCCACACTCTGGTTCCTGCTCACGGGGATAGGGATAGGCGCCCAAAGTTTGTCCAATCTCATAGAGGTTGTCATCATATTCGGCCTTTCACTACCGGCAAGCATACTTTCTCCCAATATCATTTCCACAAAACGTGCTCTTATAGGCTTACTGATTTTGACCGTATTGCTCAGACTATTTATGCCACTTCTGCCCGAATAAGACGGATAAAAAAGAGCACTGACCTCTCCGTTCGGAAGCCTTCTTGTCGCCCCCAAGGGATCTTCCTTATATCTCCCCCGCTTCTTCGTTCGGATTTTTTCTAAAAAGAGAGATAATGTTATACCTTTGCAGGCGTAACTCTCACTCTGTGGCAACAGTGTATTTGAGACCCGCCATGAGCACTATATAGACGAGGGATTTTTACCCTCTTGCCGATGAGGGGGAGGTGACCGAAAAACATAACAACATCAAAATGGAGGAGCATTGCAAACATAAATTCGGGTTCTTGAACACGGCAGTCCTTGTGCTGTCGATCTACGTCCTTTGCGCACTGATCATCGACACGACATTCAAGCTGCCTGAGGAGACATCGAGGCTGCTGAACTACATCGACATCGCTATCTGTATCTTCTTCTTTTTCGACTTTTGCGTCAGATTATCTCACGCAAAGGACAAGTGGAAATTTATGCGCTGGGGATGGATCGACTTGATTTCGAGCATACCGATGATAGACTTCTTGAGGTTCGGCAGGGTATTCAGACTCATCCGACTGCTAAGGATATTGAGAGCTTTCAGGACAACGAAAGAGTTTGTGACCTACATCTTCCAAAACAAGTCCCAAGGGGCGTTCACCTCCGCAACGATCCTCGCCATCCTGCTCATCATCTTCTCGTCGATCGCCATCCTCCAAGTAGAGACCGATCCCGAGAGTAACATCAAGACGGCCGAAGATGCCATCTGGTGGGCTTACGTGACGATCACCACGGTGGGCTATGGAGACAAGTTCCCCGTGACAACAGAGGGGCGCATCATCGCAATGTTCCTGATGACTGCCGGAGTCGGACTCTTCGGCACATTCACTGCCTACATCGCTTCGATATTTGTGTCGGACAATAACAAGGAGGGGAACAAATAAACGCCACATCCATTGATGAGAGGTTGAAGGCAGTGACACATCGTGAAACGCCAACAATAGTCCTAATCACTTCTTATCGACCTGTAAGCCTATGCTCTATCCCCCATTACCCAACCTCTCAAACCGCTAAGCAATACCTCCTACAAGACATCAAGAAGGGTAAGACAATTAAGTCTAGTGAGCTACAGACTCCTTGAGGCGGATACGTAGAAATGAGTGAGGAATTTCCTCTTCCATAAGCATCAGATTATCCACAGAGGGACAGACCTCAAGATAAATCCAACCCTCCGCATCCATAAAGGGTAATTTGTCCCCATAACGGTACCCAACCGTTGCTCTCCAATAGGGGAAGCGACACTGAATTCCTCGCTTCGCCTCTCCATCCTCGATCAGGACCGCTCCTAGAGAAGTTGGTTCCTCCCAATATTCGTCATAGAGCCATTTCTGATTGGGGGAGCATAGAGGAGGGGCGCTAACACTACAATCTTCGACACGGTCTTCGTCAAAAGGGAAGAGATCCCAACGGCAGTAACGATTACCACAGACTAGATTGTAGTATAAATCAAGTTCCTTGATGTAGCCCAAACCGTCATATTCATTAGTAGCCTCTTCGGCTGTTATGGTCATCGTCCTACTGGAGCGAGTTATTGTCAGGGGGAACTGTGTCCACTTCTCCCCCTGAATGCGAGGGATCTCTCGCCTCTTGGCTTCTACGAACACCGACTCATCTATAAGCTCCACATCAAATAATTGTTCTTGGAGAATATCTCCATCGACAGGATTCTGCTCTACCTGTACCAAGCTGTTTGTCAAACGCATATCTTCTACCCGAGCTATGGCATTTGTCGGCACCCAGGCTTTGTAATACCCCATGAATTCCCCCAGCTCATAGTATAAGTAAAAATGTATCAGAGTCCAAGCTCCTTTCACCTCTGCTTGACCCAATTGACTACCATAGGACATAAACAAGATGGGCTGCTCCGTGCTGTCAGCAGATGCATATAGACCGACCTTAGGTACGGCAACATACCGCCATAAATGATGAGGTAAAGTATCTATATCTTCCCCTTTCTCCAGCCTCTCCAAATTGATAGAACCTTGCTCAGACTTACCGGCAGAGGAACAAGCCATTGTCCAAACACAAAGCAGTAAGCAGAACAAAATCAGACCGCTCTTTTTCTGCGTGTGAGATATGCACAAATGCAAAAGGTTGTCACATCGTTTCATAGATATATACTTTTATTATGGTTTATTCAAGAGGAGAAGAGTGATATGTCCTTTGCTCCCCTAGAGAGTCGATTTTGTACTATCTACAACTGACTCGGCTTGATCTGACCGGCCGTTATTCGGGATTAGAGGTTAAGGAAGAAATAAGTTATTTGCGTATTAGCATCTGAAAAAAACGACAAGAATAAATTCCAATAACATACTGCCCTAGGTAAGACAAATGTAGTTGATTTTTTTGCTTTTCAAATGAGTTCTAAAAGTTTTTTTGATCAGACAATCATAATACTGCTCATAGAACCAAATGACTGACAGGAAGGCATGACAGGCTCCGAGACTTGAAGACTTTTTATCTGCTCCTCAGTCAGAATTCCCCATACCAAACTAACACAAAGTCATAACGCAATGAATAGGTTGGTCCAAAATAAAAATACGCCACAACCAGATTTTATGGTTTTAAGTCACATATTATTTTCAATAACAAGAGAGCAAACAAGTAATTCATTCAGACTGTAATCGACGATAACCGACGGTAATCGACCGATTCGGTGACTCGTGGTATTATCTTTGCATCCACAAAAAAAGTCTCCTCCGACCTCCTGAAAGATCGAAGAGATATAGTCTCAAACCTAAGGCAGACTCTTTACTACAAAACACCCTTTGTTGACCGACACACAGACCTAGTGACAACTTGTTTTTTGATCAAAATCAGGAAATGCGACAGTGTCTGCACAGCTGATAGGGATTGTAATTACCATCTCTATCAAACCCTGCTTATCTGGCAGGATATGCTTCTTGTAAACATACCGACAGATCTTACCTTTTCGTACCCAAAGGGCATATGAATCTACTCCGAGTTTACCGCTTTTAAGTTTACAATAACAAAAGTCCATATGAGCGCAAACTCCCTCCAAGCGAATATCTTCTCGATCCAAGAACACACAAAACAAACTAATTTACAGCCACTTATTCACCTCATGGCGGATTTCTTTAGATCAAACTAACGTTATATTACTATCAAATACCTTTTTTACTTAACTATAACGCCACAAAAAATGATTCTTCAACTCAGGCTCCCCATGAAGAACCTGATATAGAGAGACTGATTTACAAACATATATACAAAAATATTTTCTCACATCGAACTCACATTAAGGCTAACATATACCTATTTCAAAAAAACTGAATGCAACATTCCACTCGTAACTTTTTTATTATC
This is a stretch of genomic DNA from Porphyromonas cangingivalis. It encodes these proteins:
- a CDS encoding helix-hairpin-helix domain-containing protein, which translates into the protein MTKEQAIKELTVIPGIGKSLATDLWNIGISSIDDLKDKDPEVLFALSNDYAGVVQDRCVLYAFRCAVYFAQTPPENREKEKLNWWFWKD
- a CDS encoding VOC family protein; translated protein: MRQKFTLITLGVTDFQKALAFYEGLGWKKSEQSQEAYALFPLGGIVLGLYPLQELEKDTTLSHQQTSFSGMTISYNAISEEEVDTVMQEAEQLGATIVKPAQKVFWGGYSGYFRDLDGYVFEVAYNPFWQIDNEGNLVI
- a CDS encoding potassium channel family protein — protein: MEEHCKHKFGFLNTAVLVLSIYVLCALIIDTTFKLPEETSRLLNYIDIAICIFFFFDFCVRLSHAKDKWKFMRWGWIDLISSIPMIDFLRFGRVFRLIRLLRILRAFRTTKEFVTYIFQNKSQGAFTSATILAILLIIFSSIAILQVETDPESNIKTAEDAIWWAYVTITTVGYGDKFPVTTEGRIIAMFLMTAGVGLFGTFTAYIASIFVSDNNKEGNK